A genomic region of Streptomyces rimosus contains the following coding sequences:
- a CDS encoding aminotransferase-like domain-containing protein, whose protein sequence is MLHDIRPAPALAARAAHTGGSPVREILALTARPEVISFAGGLPAGELFDARGIAAAFRHVLDETPQQALQYSTTEGDPALRAAVAARVSARGLATGADDLLVTTGSQQGLSLLATALLEPGDTVLVEDPCYLAALQVFGFAGARVVPVPTDDAGLDPAALDEIAARERPKLIYLVPTFQNPTGRTLPAERRAAVAGVAARHGLWIVEDDPYGELRFEGEPVPYLASFPGAEDRTALLGSFSKIVAPGLRLGWLRAPAALRRACVIAKQAADLHTSTVDQAAAARYLAGPGLDAHLERVRGAYRARRDALVDGLGAALPDGSRWNRPDGGMFVWATMPAGYDAAALLPEVVRHDAAYVPGAPFYAGPADAGSMRLSFVTHPPEEIEEGLRRLAKTLRGARP, encoded by the coding sequence ATGCTGCACGACATCCGCCCCGCCCCCGCACTGGCCGCGCGCGCGGCGCACACCGGCGGCTCCCCCGTACGCGAGATCCTCGCCCTGACCGCCCGGCCCGAGGTCATATCCTTCGCCGGCGGGCTGCCGGCGGGCGAGCTGTTCGACGCGCGGGGCATCGCGGCGGCCTTCCGGCACGTACTGGACGAGACGCCGCAGCAGGCCCTCCAGTACTCGACGACCGAGGGCGACCCGGCGCTGCGCGCTGCCGTCGCGGCCCGGGTGAGCGCCCGCGGCCTGGCCACCGGGGCGGACGACCTGCTGGTCACCACCGGCTCGCAGCAGGGCCTGTCGCTGCTGGCCACGGCGCTGCTGGAGCCGGGCGACACGGTGCTGGTCGAGGACCCGTGCTACCTGGCGGCGCTCCAGGTCTTCGGGTTCGCCGGTGCGCGGGTGGTGCCGGTGCCGACCGACGACGCGGGGCTGGACCCGGCCGCGCTGGACGAGATCGCCGCGCGCGAGCGGCCGAAGCTGATCTACCTCGTGCCGACGTTCCAGAACCCGACCGGCCGGACGCTGCCGGCCGAGCGGCGGGCCGCGGTGGCCGGGGTGGCGGCCCGGCACGGGCTGTGGATCGTCGAGGACGACCCGTACGGCGAGCTGCGCTTCGAAGGAGAGCCGGTGCCGTACCTCGCCTCGTTCCCTGGCGCCGAGGACCGTACGGCGCTGCTCGGCTCGTTCTCCAAGATCGTGGCGCCGGGTCTGCGGCTGGGCTGGCTGCGCGCGCCGGCCGCGCTGCGCCGCGCCTGCGTCATCGCCAAGCAGGCCGCCGACCTGCACACCTCGACGGTCGACCAGGCCGCGGCCGCCCGGTACCTGGCGGGTCCCGGCCTGGACGCGCACCTGGAGCGGGTGCGCGGCGCCTATCGCGCGCGGCGCGACGCCCTGGTGGACGGCCTGGGCGCGGCCCTGCCCGACGGCTCGCGCTGGAACCGGCCGGACGGCGGGATGTTCGTCTGGGCGACGATGCCCGCCGGGTACGACGCGGCGGCGCTGCTGCCCGAGGTGGTCCGGCACGACGCCGCGTACGTCCCGGGCGCGCCCTTCTACGCGGGCCCGGCGGACGCGGGGTCCATGCGGCTGTCCTTCGTGACGCATCCGCCGGAGGAGATCGAGGAGGGACTGCGGCGGCTGGCGAAGACGTTGCGGGGCGCACGACCGTAG
- a CDS encoding ABC transporter family substrate-binding protein, which translates to MKLSRVPLSLVATVAVASSVLTACGGSDDGGGGGKKEAPKTTALDINRTDPAQLTQGGTLNWAIDQFPVQFNEMEVDGNQAATNVVIEALMPSLWHSAPNGEQVPNRAFLLDASSRTEGGKQIVTYRLNPKAKWSDGTPITYRDLEANVRAMSSKDPAFKVGTSAAYEEVSSVRRGKDDHEAVLTFDKPYADWRAMFGAPNNTPLYPAKYMADAKGFTTGYLNKIPLSAGPYKLAGIDKTAQTITLVPDSAWWGDKPKLDKIVFHAMTTESMPAAYANGEIDYFDLNAGVAAFKQASTVKSGEIREAGGPNYRHLTFNGKSPKLSDPNVRKALFKATDRDTLVKSSVKGLNWEAKPLNNHFLVPNQKGYRDNAGDLGTYDPKAAGRLLDEAGWKLDGKVRKKGGEELKLRFLIPTGQPASKNEATILTQMWAQVGVQLDVRTVPVNEFFDKYLTPGEFDVAPYSFSRTPFSASGSSNIYASNGGSNISRTGSAKLDELLDKAGRATDPAAALGTVNEADAEAWRVAGVLPTYQLPEITAAKKTLANLGAQGMADITYERIGYTK; encoded by the coding sequence ATGAAGCTCTCCAGAGTTCCGCTCTCCCTCGTCGCCACCGTCGCGGTGGCGTCGTCCGTGCTCACCGCCTGCGGCGGGTCGGACGACGGGGGCGGCGGCGGCAAGAAGGAAGCGCCGAAGACCACCGCGCTGGACATCAACCGCACCGACCCGGCGCAGCTCACGCAGGGCGGGACGCTGAACTGGGCGATCGACCAGTTCCCCGTGCAGTTCAACGAGATGGAGGTGGACGGCAACCAGGCCGCCACCAACGTCGTCATCGAGGCCCTGATGCCCTCCCTGTGGCACTCGGCCCCCAACGGCGAGCAGGTCCCCAACCGGGCCTTCCTGCTGGACGCGTCCAGCCGTACGGAGGGCGGCAAGCAGATCGTCACCTACCGGCTGAACCCCAAGGCCAAGTGGTCCGACGGCACCCCGATCACCTACCGGGACCTGGAGGCCAACGTACGGGCCATGAGCAGCAAGGACCCGGCGTTCAAGGTCGGCACCTCGGCCGCGTACGAGGAGGTGTCGTCGGTACGCAGGGGCAAGGACGACCACGAGGCCGTCCTGACCTTCGACAAGCCGTACGCGGACTGGCGCGCCATGTTCGGCGCGCCCAACAACACGCCGCTCTACCCGGCGAAGTACATGGCCGACGCCAAGGGCTTCACCACCGGGTACCTCAACAAGATCCCGCTCAGCGCGGGCCCGTACAAGCTCGCCGGTATCGACAAGACCGCGCAGACCATCACGCTCGTGCCGGACTCCGCCTGGTGGGGCGACAAGCCCAAGCTCGACAAGATCGTCTTCCATGCGATGACGACCGAGTCGATGCCCGCCGCCTACGCCAACGGGGAGATCGACTACTTCGACCTCAACGCCGGTGTGGCCGCCTTCAAGCAGGCGTCGACGGTCAAGTCCGGTGAGATACGGGAAGCCGGCGGACCCAACTACCGGCATCTGACGTTCAACGGCAAGAGCCCGAAGCTCAGCGACCCCAACGTGCGCAAGGCGCTGTTCAAGGCCACCGACCGCGACACCCTCGTCAAGTCCAGCGTCAAGGGCCTCAACTGGGAGGCCAAGCCGCTGAACAACCACTTCCTGGTGCCCAACCAGAAGGGCTACCGCGACAACGCCGGTGACCTCGGCACGTACGACCCGAAGGCGGCGGGGCGACTGCTCGACGAGGCCGGCTGGAAGCTGGACGGCAAGGTCCGCAAGAAGGGCGGCGAGGAGCTGAAGCTGCGCTTCCTGATCCCCACCGGCCAGCCCGCCTCCAAGAACGAGGCCACCATCCTCACCCAGATGTGGGCCCAGGTCGGTGTGCAGCTGGACGTCCGTACGGTGCCGGTCAACGAGTTCTTCGACAAGTACCTGACGCCCGGCGAGTTCGACGTGGCGCCGTACAGCTTCTCCCGTACGCCGTTCTCCGCCAGCGGATCGAGCAACATCTACGCGTCCAACGGCGGCAGCAACATCTCCAGGACCGGCAGCGCGAAGCTGGACGAGCTGCTGGACAAGGCCGGCCGCGCCACCGACCCGGCGGCGGCTCTGGGGACGGTCAACGAGGCCGACGCGGAGGCGTGGCGGGTCGCGGGCGTACTGCCCACGTACCAGCTCCCCGAGATCACCGCGGCGAAGAAGACCCTGGCCAACCTGGGGGCGCAGGGCATGGCCGACATCACGTACGAGCGGATCGGCTACACGAAGTAG
- a CDS encoding DUF397 domain-containing protein, with the protein MAMQPNSAFSWTKSSYSGGNGACVEIAVPASAAIAVRDSKDPDGPRLTFATSAWSSFVTDVSKGAYDLS; encoded by the coding sequence ATGGCCATGCAGCCCAATTCCGCATTCTCCTGGACGAAGTCCTCGTACTCCGGTGGCAACGGCGCTTGCGTCGAGATCGCCGTCCCGGCGTCGGCCGCCATCGCGGTACGCGACTCCAAGGACCCCGACGGCCCGCGCCTGACCTTCGCCACCTCCGCGTGGAGCTCCTTCGTCACGGACGTGAGCAAAGGCGCCTACGACCTGAGCTGA
- a CDS encoding SDR family oxidoreductase, which translates to MLLRDKTVVVSGVGAGLGHQVAMACVRDGASVVLGARTKSRLADTAAQADPSGERVAWRVTDIADEEQCTELAALAVERFGGIDAIIQVAALDTHFGGLADADFDAWRQVVDINLIGSLRMTRACLPSMTQRGGGSVVLIGTQSSVAAPTEVRQTAYAASKGALVSAMYALARELGPRRIRVNTVQPGWMWGPPVEAYVRYAADAEDIPEREVLDRLTARMALPEMATDADVAESAVFLASDRARAITGQSLLVNAGEIMR; encoded by the coding sequence ATGCTGCTGCGGGACAAGACCGTCGTCGTGTCGGGCGTCGGTGCCGGGCTCGGGCACCAGGTCGCGATGGCGTGCGTACGGGACGGCGCCTCGGTGGTGCTCGGTGCCCGTACGAAGTCCCGGCTGGCCGATACGGCGGCGCAGGCCGATCCGTCGGGTGAGCGCGTCGCGTGGCGGGTGACGGACATCGCGGACGAGGAGCAGTGCACGGAGCTGGCCGCCCTCGCGGTCGAACGTTTCGGCGGTATCGACGCGATCATCCAGGTGGCCGCCCTGGACACGCACTTCGGCGGTCTGGCCGACGCCGACTTCGACGCCTGGCGGCAGGTCGTGGACATCAACCTCATCGGCTCGCTGCGGATGACCCGCGCCTGCCTGCCGTCGATGACGCAGCGCGGCGGCGGGTCGGTCGTGCTGATCGGCACCCAGTCGTCGGTCGCCGCGCCGACCGAGGTGCGGCAGACCGCCTATGCGGCGTCCAAAGGGGCGCTGGTCTCGGCGATGTACGCGCTCGCGCGTGAGCTGGGGCCGCGCCGTATCCGGGTCAACACCGTGCAGCCGGGCTGGATGTGGGGCCCGCCGGTCGAGGCGTACGTCCGGTACGCGGCGGACGCCGAGGACATCCCGGAGCGCGAGGTGCTGGACCGGCTCACCGCGCGGATGGCCCTGCCGGAGATGGCGACGGACGCCGATGTCGCCGAGAGCGCGGTCTTCCTGGCGTCCGACCGGGCGCGGGCGATCACCGGCCAGTCGCTGCTGGTGAACGCCGGCGAGATCATGCGCTGA
- a CDS encoding sodium:solute symporter family protein, with translation MNSLDWAVLIGYFGVMVAIGVWSHQRVDDVGDFFTAGGRMPWWLSGISHHMSGYSAVMFTGYAGIAYQYGITSYVTWSFPIAIGIAIGARLFAGRLNRLRSRLHVASPLEYLKSRYNLPTQQALAWSGVLLKIVDVGAKWAAIATLLSVFTGLTLNQGILITGAVTGVYCTVGGLWADALTELGQFVIQLLAGVAMLVTVLAELGGVSALWTVWDRLPDGHAQPTVGPYTLTFLLAYLFIKTFEYSGGMWNQAQRYMATRSAREARRSARLSAVLWFVWPAVLFFPMWVAPLLVKAEKPDASDSYALLTERLLPHGLLGLVIVGFFSHTMAMCSSDANAISAVFTRDIAPALPKLGARARGWSHRAGLLAARLSTVAFLALSMAIATQVNSPTFKDIITVVIKWVAGLVGPISIPFLLGMVPRFRRSGPTAALVSWAAGLFAFWLTNYGLAGVQLQIQIVAPVATSLVLYVLIGYLKPEDTPERDAVLARINPDDDDDGDGGGPGGAGAAARPSTSCSRSART, from the coding sequence ATGAACAGTCTCGACTGGGCCGTGCTCATCGGCTACTTCGGCGTGATGGTCGCGATCGGCGTGTGGTCCCATCAGCGCGTGGACGACGTGGGCGACTTCTTCACCGCGGGCGGCCGGATGCCGTGGTGGCTGTCCGGCATCTCGCACCACATGTCGGGCTACAGCGCGGTGATGTTCACCGGCTACGCGGGCATCGCCTACCAGTACGGCATCACGTCCTATGTCACCTGGTCGTTCCCGATCGCGATCGGGATCGCCATCGGGGCGCGCCTGTTCGCCGGGCGGCTGAACCGGCTGCGCTCACGGCTGCACGTCGCCTCGCCGCTGGAGTACCTGAAGAGCCGCTACAACCTGCCCACCCAACAGGCGCTCGCCTGGTCCGGCGTCCTGCTGAAGATCGTGGACGTGGGGGCCAAGTGGGCGGCGATCGCCACACTGCTGTCCGTCTTCACCGGCCTCACCCTCAACCAGGGCATCCTGATCACGGGTGCGGTCACCGGCGTCTACTGCACGGTGGGCGGCCTGTGGGCGGACGCGCTCACCGAACTGGGCCAGTTCGTCATCCAGTTGCTGGCGGGGGTGGCGATGCTGGTGACCGTACTGGCCGAGCTGGGCGGGGTCAGCGCGCTGTGGACGGTGTGGGACCGGCTGCCGGACGGTCACGCGCAGCCGACGGTCGGCCCGTACACGCTGACGTTCCTGCTCGCGTACCTCTTCATCAAGACCTTCGAGTACAGCGGCGGCATGTGGAACCAGGCGCAGCGCTACATGGCCACCCGCAGCGCCCGCGAGGCGCGGCGCTCGGCGCGGCTGTCCGCCGTCCTGTGGTTCGTGTGGCCCGCGGTGCTGTTCTTCCCGATGTGGGTCGCGCCGCTGCTGGTGAAGGCCGAGAAGCCGGACGCGTCCGACTCGTACGCGCTGCTCACCGAGCGTCTGCTGCCGCACGGACTGCTCGGTCTGGTCATCGTCGGGTTCTTCTCGCACACGATGGCCATGTGCTCCTCCGACGCCAACGCCATCTCGGCCGTCTTCACCCGGGACATCGCGCCCGCGCTGCCGAAGCTGGGCGCGCGGGCGCGCGGCTGGTCGCACCGGGCGGGACTGCTGGCGGCGCGGCTGTCCACCGTGGCCTTCCTGGCTCTGTCGATGGCGATCGCGACACAGGTCAACTCGCCGACGTTCAAGGACATCATCACCGTCGTGATCAAGTGGGTGGCCGGGCTGGTGGGGCCGATCTCGATCCCGTTCCTGCTGGGCATGGTGCCGCGGTTCCGCCGGTCGGGGCCGACCGCGGCGCTGGTGTCCTGGGCGGCGGGCCTGTTCGCCTTCTGGCTCACCAACTACGGGCTGGCCGGCGTCCAGCTCCAGATCCAGATCGTCGCTCCGGTCGCCACCTCGCTCGTGCTGTACGTCCTGATTGGCTACCTCAAGCCGGAGGACACACCGGAGCGGGACGCGGTGCTGGCCCGTATCAACCCCGACGATGACGACGACGGGGACGGCGGCGGCCCCGGTGGCGCGGGCGCCGCCGCCCGGCCTTCTACTTCGTGTAGCCGATCCGCTCGTACGTGA
- a CDS encoding dipeptide ABC transporter ATP-binding protein, with product MTDLHVTYPGETGPVHAVRGLSYAVRPGEVLGIVGESGAGKSAAAQAVLGLLPDGTEVRGSVELDGRELLGLDDAALSEIRGNGIGMVFQDPLSALTPVYSVGNQLVEALRVHQDLSRKAARTRAVELLDLVGIPDPHRRADAFPHEFSGGMRQRAVVAMAIANDPRVIVADEPTTALDVTIQAQILDVLKTAREVTGAAIVLITHDLGVVAGFADRVQVMYAGRPVEYGTVDEIYYRPRMPYTIGLLGATPRLDGPAGAPLVPIHGAPPSLSALPPGCPFAPRCPVAVDRCRETEPAPARGTDAGHTVACHRGTEIADGSLPRAGIFGTVRGEGAGERESDTGVPSPARTQAAGAHPVRTGSAPTELAPTEPTAADSAPTGLAPADSAPADSAPTSSAPADSAPTGSAPADSAPTTPTPPAPAPANRPSTRPNRTVSTPQQGVTQGWPAGTGPAAPTLLQVTALTKHFPQTRRTLLKRPTGTIRAVDGIDLAIREGETLALVGESGCGKTTTLLEIMDLAAGQAGTVRLFGQDVRELDRAGRKRLRRDLQIVFQDPTAALDPRMPVGDILAEPLRTHRVPRDRIAARVPELLELVGLAADDAGRYPREFSGGQRQRIAIARALALEPRLLVLDEPVSALDVSVQAGVLNLLDELKARLRLSYLLVAHDLSVVRHSADRVAVMYLGRIVESGGTAEVFAAPSHPYTRALLSAVPLPDPRKERARTRVLLSGDLPSPADVPSGCRFRSRCPLYATLGAPEQRRCREDDPLLRPAPTGRGTHGPRTAGHHESDGHTSACHHPAPPPGG from the coding sequence ATGACCGACCTGCACGTCACCTACCCCGGCGAGACCGGGCCGGTGCACGCCGTACGCGGGCTGAGCTATGCCGTACGGCCCGGAGAAGTGCTCGGCATCGTCGGCGAGTCGGGCGCCGGGAAGTCCGCCGCCGCGCAGGCCGTACTCGGACTGCTGCCGGACGGTACGGAGGTACGCGGCTCCGTCGAGCTGGACGGCCGCGAACTGCTCGGCCTCGACGACGCCGCCCTCTCCGAGATCCGCGGCAACGGCATCGGCATGGTCTTCCAGGACCCGCTGTCCGCCCTCACACCCGTCTACAGCGTCGGGAACCAGCTGGTGGAGGCGCTGCGCGTGCACCAGGACCTGAGCCGCAAGGCCGCCCGTACGCGCGCCGTCGAACTGCTGGACCTCGTCGGCATACCCGATCCGCACCGGCGCGCCGACGCCTTCCCGCACGAGTTCTCCGGCGGGATGCGGCAGCGCGCGGTGGTCGCCATGGCCATCGCCAACGACCCGCGGGTCATCGTCGCGGACGAGCCGACCACCGCCCTGGACGTCACCATCCAGGCGCAGATCCTCGACGTACTGAAGACCGCCCGGGAGGTGACCGGCGCCGCGATCGTCCTGATCACCCACGACCTGGGCGTGGTCGCGGGCTTCGCGGACCGGGTGCAGGTGATGTACGCGGGACGCCCGGTGGAGTACGGAACGGTCGACGAGATCTACTACCGGCCCCGGATGCCGTACACCATCGGCCTGCTGGGCGCCACGCCCCGGCTGGACGGCCCCGCCGGCGCCCCCCTGGTGCCCATCCACGGCGCGCCGCCGTCACTGTCCGCCCTCCCACCCGGCTGCCCCTTCGCACCGCGCTGCCCCGTCGCCGTGGACCGCTGCCGGGAGACCGAGCCCGCACCGGCCCGGGGCACGGACGCCGGCCACACCGTCGCCTGCCATCGGGGTACGGAGATCGCCGACGGGAGCTTGCCGCGGGCGGGGATCTTCGGAACGGTGCGAGGGGAGGGCGCGGGGGAGAGGGAGAGTGATACGGGCGTCCCGAGCCCGGCCCGTACGCAGGCGGCCGGCGCGCACCCGGTCCGTACGGGCTCTGCGCCTACGGAGTTGGCCCCTACGGAGCCGACGGCTGCGGACTCGGCACCTACGGGCTTGGCGCCTGCGGACTCGGCACCTGCGGACTCGGCGCCTACGAGCTCGGCGCCTGCGGACTCCGCGCCTACGGGCTCGGCCCCTGCGGACTCCGCGCCCACGACCCCCACCCCTCCAGCCCCCGCCCCCGCAAACCGGCCCTCTACCAGGCCAAATCGAACGGTCTCGACCCCCCAGCAGGGGGTTACCCAGGGGTGGCCGGCCGGAACCGGCCCAGCCGCCCCCACCCTTCTCCAAGTGACCGCCCTCACCAAACACTTTCCCCAAACCCGACGCACCCTCCTCAAGCGCCCCACCGGCACCATTCGGGCCGTCGACGGTATCGATCTCGCCATACGGGAGGGGGAGACGCTCGCCCTCGTCGGTGAGTCCGGCTGCGGGAAGACCACCACCCTGCTGGAGATCATGGACCTGGCGGCCGGGCAGGCGGGTACCGTCCGGCTCTTCGGCCAGGATGTGCGGGAGCTGGACCGGGCCGGGCGCAAGCGGCTGCGGCGTGATCTCCAGATCGTCTTCCAGGACCCGACCGCGGCCCTGGACCCGCGTATGCCGGTCGGTGACATCCTCGCCGAGCCGCTGCGTACTCACCGCGTCCCCAGGGACCGGATCGCCGCGCGCGTCCCCGAGCTGCTGGAGCTGGTCGGGCTGGCGGCGGACGACGCCGGGCGTTACCCACGGGAGTTCAGCGGCGGCCAGCGCCAGCGCATCGCGATCGCCCGTGCCCTGGCCCTGGAGCCGCGGCTGCTGGTGCTGGACGAGCCGGTCTCCGCGCTGGACGTGTCGGTTCAGGCCGGTGTCCTCAACCTGCTGGACGAGCTGAAGGCCCGGCTGCGCCTGAGCTATCTGCTCGTCGCCCACGACCTGTCCGTCGTACGGCACAGCGCCGACCGGGTCGCGGTGATGTACCTGGGGCGCATCGTGGAGTCGGGCGGTACCGCGGAGGTCTTCGCCGCGCCGTCCCACCCGTACACGCGGGCGCTGCTCTCCGCCGTACCGCTGCCGGACCCGCGCAAGGAACGGGCCCGCACCCGGGTCCTGCTGAGCGGGGACCTGCCGAGCCCGGCGGACGTGCCGTCCGGGTGCCGCTTCCGCAGCCGCTGCCCGCTGTACGCGACGCTCGGCGCGCCGGAACAGCGGCGCTGCCGGGAGGACGATCCGCTGCTACGGCCGGCGCCGACCGGCCGGGGAACCCACGGCCCCCGAACCGCCGGCCACCACGAATCCGACGGCCACACGTCCGCCTGCCACCACCCCGCCCCTCCGCCAGGAGGCTGA